Proteins found in one Gemmatimonadota bacterium genomic segment:
- a CDS encoding thioredoxin domain-containing protein — translation MNAAHDNEQRDEQRANRLAHETSPYLRQHAHNPVDWYPWGEEALEKARSEDKPVMLSIGYSACHWCHVMAHESFENDETAEIMNRHFVNVKVDREERPDLDEIYMNAVTAMTGSGGWPMTVFLTPGLKPFYGGTYFPPDDRYGRPGFPRILQAVAQFYRERRSDAEEQGEKLKSRLVELAGFTSANETLETGLLDKAFTGIAASYDATNGGFGTQPKFPPSMTLSFLLREHLRSGRQSALDMAIHSLAKMGNGGIYDHLGGGFHRYSVDAKWLIPHFEKMLYDNALLLRTYTEAFQATGEPLFRRVVSETASYVIREMLQTGGGFYATQDADSEGEEGRFFVWTPDEIKTVLGDEKGRLFARYYGVEEGGNFEHGTSVLHVDVDLEPLAAHLRVVPDELRAIVSEGRRTLFDHREKRVHPGRDEKIMTDWNGLMAGSMARASRVFGEPAWLDAAADSMGFVLDALYEDGRLMHTFKDGRARFNGYLDDYAFTVSALIDLYEATFDPAWFARAEALMDTTIERFWDPEDGGFFFTSDDHEALIVRSKNPYDNAIPSGNAVSVQNLLRLAAFTGRNEYRNRAGQTLSLFTDYMGAAPGGFGQLLCGLSWYLDKPVEIALVGAREDVATRAMLDLIDGTFLPNKVVALHDPSEDEGRAAELVPLLAGRPQIDGATTAYVCEQFVCQQPVTTVDGLAELLTRRGTKPT, via the coding sequence TTGAACGCAGCCCACGACAACGAACAGCGGGACGAACAACGGGCCAACCGCCTGGCTCACGAAACCAGTCCCTACCTCAGGCAGCACGCCCACAATCCCGTGGACTGGTATCCCTGGGGTGAAGAGGCCCTGGAGAAAGCCCGGTCTGAAGACAAGCCCGTGATGCTGTCCATCGGCTACTCCGCGTGCCACTGGTGCCACGTCATGGCCCACGAATCCTTCGAGAACGACGAAACGGCGGAGATCATGAACCGGCACTTCGTCAACGTCAAGGTGGACCGGGAGGAACGGCCGGACCTGGACGAGATCTACATGAACGCCGTCACCGCCATGACGGGCAGCGGCGGCTGGCCCATGACCGTCTTCCTTACGCCCGGCCTGAAACCCTTCTACGGGGGCACCTATTTCCCCCCGGATGACCGTTACGGCCGGCCCGGGTTTCCCCGCATCCTGCAGGCCGTCGCCCAGTTCTACCGGGAACGCCGGTCCGACGCCGAGGAACAGGGCGAGAAGCTCAAGTCGCGCCTCGTCGAGCTGGCCGGGTTCACTTCGGCCAACGAGACCCTGGAAACGGGCCTGCTCGACAAGGCCTTCACCGGGATCGCCGCGTCCTATGACGCCACCAACGGCGGTTTCGGCACGCAGCCCAAGTTCCCCCCGTCCATGACGCTGTCCTTCCTGCTGCGCGAGCACCTCAGGTCCGGCCGGCAGTCGGCCCTCGACATGGCCATCCATTCCCTCGCAAAAATGGGAAACGGCGGCATCTACGACCACCTTGGCGGCGGATTCCACCGCTATTCCGTCGATGCGAAATGGCTAATCCCCCATTTCGAGAAGATGCTCTACGACAACGCGCTGCTCCTTCGGACCTATACCGAGGCCTTCCAGGCCACCGGAGAACCCCTGTTCCGCAGGGTCGTTTCGGAGACGGCGTCGTACGTGATCCGAGAGATGCTGCAAACCGGCGGCGGATTCTACGCGACCCAGGACGCGGACAGCGAGGGCGAGGAAGGCCGGTTCTTCGTGTGGACGCCGGACGAGATCAAGACGGTACTGGGGGATGAGAAGGGCCGACTTTTCGCCCGTTACTACGGCGTGGAAGAAGGAGGCAATTTCGAACACGGGACCAGTGTCCTGCACGTGGACGTCGACCTGGAACCGTTGGCCGCCCACCTGCGGGTGGTGCCGGACGAACTGCGGGCGATCGTGTCGGAAGGACGCCGGACCCTCTTCGATCACCGCGAGAAACGCGTGCACCCCGGACGGGACGAGAAGATCATGACGGACTGGAACGGGCTGATGGCCGGCAGCATGGCCCGGGCGAGCCGCGTCTTCGGCGAACCGGCCTGGCTCGACGCGGCGGCGGATTCGATGGGGTTTGTCCTGGACGCACTGTACGAGGACGGCCGGCTCATGCATACCTTCAAGGACGGCCGCGCGCGGTTCAACGGTTACCTGGACGACTACGCCTTCACGGTTTCCGCCCTGATCGACCTGTATGAGGCGACCTTCGATCCGGCCTGGTTCGCCCGCGCCGAGGCGCTCATGGACACGACGATCGAGCGGTTCTGGGATCCGGAAGACGGCGGGTTCTTCTTCACGAGCGACGACCACGAGGCGCTCATCGTCCGGTCAAAGAATCCCTACGACAACGCGATCCCCTCGGGCAATGCCGTGAGCGTGCAGAACCTGCTCCGTTTGGCCGCGTTCACCGGCAGGAACGAATACCGGAACCGGGCCGGGCAGACCCTGTCGCTCTTCACGGATTACATGGGCGCGGCGCCCGGGGGCTTCGGCCAGTTGCTGTGCGGACTCTCCTGGTATCTCGACAAGCCCGTGGAGATCGCCCTGGTCGGCGCCAGGGAGGACGTTGCCACGCGGGCGATGCTGGACCTGATCGACGGCACGTTCTTGCCGAACAAGGTCGTGGCCCTGCACGATCCGTCCGAGGACGAAGGCCGTGCCGCAGAACTCGTCCCGCTCCTCGCAGGTCGGCCGCAGATCGACGGCGCGACCACGGCCTACGTCTGCGAGCAGTTCGTGTGTCAGCAGCCGGTGACCACGGTGGACGGGCTGGCCGAACTGTTAACAAGACGCGGAACCAAACCCACATAG
- a CDS encoding Gfo/Idh/MocA family oxidoreductase, with product MNKYRAGFIGCGGIATAHADGYRHVENAEIELIAGSDIHPEGEKAQCLAREHGIRLYTDHREMLEREQLDLVSVCTWPRGHCEATIAAAENGAKGILCEKPMAVSLDEADRMIEACEKAGAALAIGHAHRFSPQAVQAHTWVRAGEIGKVAMIWGHCTLDLMNNGTHVIDLISYLNGDSPPRWVMGQIDRRSQIEGRRNHPDMPAEDMAIGRVGYENGVVGFFELGERASQSFSFRIIGSDGIIEVNSPDGPPLKMLSSYRSDGWHVPLLNEIYSNVCGELEELVSAVEGRAAHRSEAKIARVALETIMGIFESSARRRVLEFPIDAGDFVLERMVREGMV from the coding sequence ATGAACAAGTACCGGGCAGGCTTCATCGGTTGCGGCGGCATCGCCACCGCTCACGCGGACGGATACCGCCACGTGGAAAACGCCGAGATCGAACTGATCGCGGGTTCGGACATTCATCCGGAAGGGGAGAAGGCGCAGTGCCTCGCCCGGGAACACGGCATCCGGCTGTACACAGACCATCGCGAAATGCTGGAGCGGGAGCAACTCGACCTGGTGAGCGTATGCACCTGGCCCCGCGGACACTGCGAAGCCACGATCGCGGCGGCGGAAAACGGCGCGAAGGGCATCCTGTGCGAGAAACCCATGGCCGTGTCCCTGGACGAGGCCGACCGGATGATCGAGGCCTGCGAGAAAGCCGGCGCCGCCCTCGCCATCGGCCACGCCCACCGTTTTTCGCCCCAGGCCGTTCAGGCGCACACATGGGTCCGGGCGGGAGAAATCGGGAAGGTCGCCATGATCTGGGGCCACTGCACCCTCGACCTGATGAATAACGGCACCCACGTCATCGACCTGATCAGCTACTTGAACGGCGACAGCCCGCCCCGCTGGGTCATGGGCCAGATCGACCGCCGCAGCCAGATCGAAGGACGGCGCAATCATCCGGACATGCCGGCCGAAGACATGGCGATCGGACGGGTGGGCTACGAGAACGGCGTGGTGGGATTCTTCGAACTGGGCGAGCGGGCGAGCCAGTCCTTCTCCTTCCGGATCATCGGCTCCGACGGCATCATCGAAGTGAACAGCCCCGACGGGCCGCCGCTTAAAATGCTGTCCAGCTACCGTTCGGACGGATGGCACGTACCGTTGTTGAACGAGATCTATTCGAACGTGTGCGGTGAGTTGGAGGAACTGGTCTCCGCCGTGGAAGGCCGCGCCGCCCACCGGTCCGAGGCGAAGATCGCCCGCGTAGCCCTGGAGACCATCATGGGCATCTTCGAATCCTCCGCGCGGCGACGCGTCCTGGAATTTCCCATCGACGCCGGCGATTTCGTCCTGGAACGCATGGTCAGGGAAGGCATGGTGTAA
- the ligA gene encoding NAD-dependent DNA ligase LigA yields the protein MSPAERIEVLRRDIRSHDHRYFVLDDPVISDYDYDMLVTELQDLESAHLDLITPDSPTQRVGGEPSASFPVVRHPVPMLSIGNTYNDEEIRDFDRRIRALLGPDREYAYAVELKIDGVAVSLRYENGALALGATRGDGEQGDDITANLRTIRSIPLRIAEEKPLLNNIDVRGEVYLPHDGFEALNASRAEREEPLFANPRNATSGSLKLRDPRGVAERPLRVFLYTLRFEDEAGALAVRPDLDSHFQRLRWLAGQGFPTNREARRFGAIDEVIGFCHDWEERRTSLSYDIDGMVIKVDSTSQHGELGATMKSPRWAIANKFAAQRARTRLTDIRLQVGRTGVVTPVAELEPVFLAGSTISRATLHNEEEIHRKDLRIGDTVWIEKGGDVIPKVISADVNEREDGATPFEMPTACPVCETALERVGEEVAWRCGNAACPAQTQARVTHFTGRNAMDIEGFGPAVTEQILGNGLIGDVGDIYRLTREQLGTLERMGEKSAGNLLQGIEASKDRPLDRLLFSLGIPHVGERAARQIAERFRSIETIKAASEEELVAVPEIGPKIAESIVSFFRNERNLEIVEKLKDAGLRMELEAPGDGAEDGTVSGADSQALADKIVVITGTLSNYTRDEMAGRIEAAGGRVTSSVSKKTDYLVAGENAGSKLKKAQSLGVEILNEEETEALISGEQSP from the coding sequence ATGTCGCCTGCCGAACGCATTGAAGTCCTGCGCCGGGACATCCGGTCGCACGATCACCGGTACTTCGTACTCGACGATCCGGTCATCAGCGATTACGACTACGACATGCTGGTGACCGAGCTGCAGGACCTGGAATCGGCCCACCTCGACCTGATCACCCCCGACTCGCCCACCCAGCGCGTCGGGGGGGAACCCTCCGCTTCCTTTCCCGTCGTCCGGCACCCCGTACCCATGCTCTCCATCGGGAACACGTACAACGATGAGGAGATCCGGGACTTCGACCGTCGCATCCGCGCCCTGCTGGGGCCGGACCGGGAGTACGCCTACGCGGTCGAACTGAAGATCGACGGCGTGGCCGTGAGCCTGCGCTACGAGAACGGCGCGCTGGCCCTGGGCGCCACACGGGGGGACGGCGAGCAGGGCGACGACATCACGGCGAACCTGCGGACCATCCGGTCCATCCCCCTGCGCATTGCCGAAGAAAAACCCCTGCTTAACAACATCGATGTGCGGGGCGAAGTGTATCTCCCCCACGACGGGTTCGAGGCGCTGAACGCCTCCCGCGCGGAACGGGAGGAGCCGCTCTTCGCGAACCCCCGCAACGCCACGTCGGGCTCGCTGAAACTCCGCGATCCCCGCGGCGTCGCCGAGCGGCCCCTGAGGGTGTTCCTCTACACGCTGCGTTTCGAGGACGAAGCCGGCGCGCTCGCGGTCCGGCCCGACCTGGACAGCCACTTCCAGCGGCTGCGCTGGCTGGCCGGCCAGGGGTTTCCGACCAACCGGGAAGCCCGGCGTTTCGGAGCCATAGACGAGGTGATCGGTTTCTGCCATGACTGGGAGGAAAGACGGACCTCACTGTCCTACGATATCGACGGCATGGTCATCAAGGTGGATTCCACCTCACAGCACGGCGAACTCGGCGCCACGATGAAGAGCCCCCGCTGGGCCATCGCCAACAAGTTCGCCGCGCAACGGGCCAGGACGCGTCTCACGGACATCCGGCTCCAGGTCGGCCGCACTGGCGTGGTAACCCCGGTAGCCGAGCTCGAGCCGGTCTTCCTGGCCGGCTCGACGATTAGCCGGGCCACGCTTCACAACGAGGAAGAGATCCACCGCAAGGACCTGCGCATCGGAGACACCGTGTGGATCGAAAAAGGCGGGGACGTCATCCCCAAGGTCATTTCGGCCGACGTGAACGAGCGAGAGGACGGGGCAACGCCCTTCGAGATGCCGACGGCCTGTCCGGTGTGCGAAACCGCGCTCGAGCGGGTGGGCGAAGAGGTGGCGTGGCGTTGCGGGAACGCGGCCTGTCCGGCCCAGACGCAGGCGCGCGTCACCCATTTCACCGGCCGGAACGCCATGGACATCGAAGGGTTCGGTCCGGCGGTCACCGAGCAGATCCTGGGGAACGGCCTGATCGGGGACGTGGGCGACATCTACCGGTTGACCCGCGAACAGCTCGGGACGCTGGAGCGCATGGGCGAGAAATCCGCCGGCAACCTGCTGCAGGGTATCGAAGCCAGCAAGGACCGCCCCCTCGATCGCCTCCTCTTCAGCCTGGGCATCCCCCACGTGGGCGAGCGGGCCGCCCGGCAGATCGCCGAGCGCTTCCGCTCCATCGAAACCATCAAGGCGGCTTCGGAAGAGGAACTGGTCGCCGTTCCGGAGATCGGTCCTAAGATCGCCGAAAGCATCGTCTCTTTTTTCCGGAACGAACGGAACCTCGAGATCGTCGAGAAGCTGAAGGATGCCGGCCTCCGCATGGAACTGGAAGCGCCGGGCGACGGTGCGGAAGACGGCACGGTTAGCGGCGCGGACTCCCAGGCGCTGGCGGACAAGATCGTCGTCATCACGGGAACGCTGTCGAACTACACCAGGGATGAGATGGCCGGCCGGATCGAAGCCGCGGGCGGACGCGTGACGTCCAGCGTGAGCAAGAAGACGGACTACCTGGTCGCCGGCGAAAACGCCGGTTCCAAGCTGAAGAAGGCCCAGTCCCTCGGTGTCGAAATCCTGAACGAGGAAGAAACCGAAGCCCTCATATCCGGGGAACAGTCCCCATGA
- the secD gene encoding protein translocase subunit SecD, giving the protein MQWKQVRIVLILVVIFTALWYVYPSVRTSDYWQYAPVQNALTPEQIDAIDADPLLTEADRAQLKELNLTKAERDLLQDQSIRQGLDLQGGVHIKLEVDKSNLPEEEAVDVVERAMQVISNRVNEFGVTEPIIQQEGEDRIIVELPGLRDIDRAMTLINQTAQLEFRLLREGSELRSVVERIDALLAARDTTSVPADTSALIPEANVTAERNPLLSLIDLSDNEIIVPASNTARVDEILAQPQVQSFIPAGAEIRAGVVRTTASGQRVRSYYYMNAQSELTGAVLADAFPQTGSGSDIGSMGVASVGFTTTDDGARTFSRVTGNNIGRRLAIVLDGRVFSAPVIQGRIPNGRGEITGINSLEEARDLAIVLRAGALPAPMEIISKYVVGPSLGEDAINSGKWASILGLITVMIFMAVYYRTAGFIANFALILNLLFLLAVLGAFQATLTLPGIAGIILTMGMSVDANILIFERIKEELRAGGKTIRQSVDSGYGNALRTIVDANITTLITAFALYEFGTGPIKGFAVTLGFGILISMFTAIFITRSLFDALIDRWQLAQVSIGRTDPFGRLFFGFMRFGKVAFVITWCVIVVGLGTIVVRGGVNWGVDFQSGSLIEMRFDPPVPVQDIRGALGNATVENQAVDLSQSEIKVIGEEGNILIRAAASDWNEQQIASSVKTTLHEQFPENLKGNEDDWLRQEYNVSPKIGKELTVDAMGAVGASIIGIVLYITIRFRQVNGFRFGIGTIVALIHDVLIVLAMLTLVGEELTMAVVAALLTVVGYSTNDTIVVYDRIRESLGRTRTEGFSGVVDRSINECLNRTMMTSLTVLLVLVFLLAGSTSTNWGFALALTFGVITGTYSSIFIASPIVVWWQNWIAKKREEIRRARKLSRSSVARTG; this is encoded by the coding sequence ATGCAGTGGAAACAGGTACGTATCGTTCTTATTCTCGTTGTAATCTTCACCGCACTTTGGTACGTCTATCCTTCCGTAAGAACATCTGACTACTGGCAATACGCCCCCGTTCAGAACGCCCTTACCCCGGAACAGATCGATGCGATCGATGCGGATCCGCTCCTGACCGAAGCGGACCGGGCGCAGCTCAAGGAACTGAACCTGACCAAGGCCGAACGCGACCTGCTCCAGGACCAGTCCATCCGCCAGGGTCTCGACCTCCAGGGCGGCGTGCACATCAAGCTCGAGGTGGACAAGTCCAACCTGCCGGAGGAGGAAGCCGTAGACGTCGTGGAACGGGCGATGCAGGTCATCTCGAACCGCGTCAACGAATTCGGCGTCACCGAACCGATCATCCAGCAGGAAGGCGAAGACCGCATCATCGTCGAGCTGCCGGGACTCAGGGACATCGACCGGGCCATGACGCTGATCAACCAGACCGCCCAGCTGGAGTTCAGGCTGCTGCGCGAAGGCAGCGAGCTACGTTCGGTCGTCGAGCGCATCGACGCCCTGCTGGCGGCCCGCGATACCACGAGCGTCCCGGCGGATACGAGCGCTCTGATTCCCGAAGCGAACGTCACGGCGGAACGCAACCCCTTACTGTCTTTGATCGACCTCTCCGACAACGAGATCATCGTACCGGCGAGCAATACCGCCCGCGTAGACGAAATCCTGGCCCAACCCCAGGTGCAGAGCTTCATACCGGCCGGCGCGGAGATCCGGGCCGGCGTGGTGCGGACGACGGCCAGCGGGCAGCGCGTCAGGTCCTACTACTACATGAACGCCCAGTCGGAACTGACCGGCGCCGTACTGGCGGATGCCTTCCCGCAGACCGGTTCAGGCTCCGACATCGGCAGCATGGGCGTGGCGTCGGTGGGCTTCACGACCACGGACGACGGCGCCAGGACCTTCTCCCGCGTTACGGGAAACAACATCGGCCGGCGCCTGGCGATCGTGCTGGACGGCCGGGTGTTCTCCGCGCCGGTCATCCAGGGACGCATCCCCAACGGCCGGGGCGAGATCACCGGCATCAACTCGCTGGAGGAGGCCAGGGACCTCGCCATCGTCCTGCGCGCCGGCGCCCTGCCCGCGCCCATGGAGATCATCAGCAAGTACGTCGTGGGGCCGTCCCTGGGCGAGGACGCCATCAACTCCGGCAAGTGGGCGTCGATCCTGGGCCTCATCACCGTCATGATTTTCATGGCGGTGTATTACCGGACGGCCGGCTTCATCGCCAATTTCGCCCTGATCCTGAACCTCCTCTTCCTGCTGGCCGTCCTCGGCGCCTTCCAGGCGACGCTGACGCTGCCGGGCATCGCGGGGATCATCCTGACCATGGGCATGTCGGTGGACGCCAACATCCTCATCTTCGAACGGATCAAGGAGGAACTGAGGGCCGGAGGGAAGACGATCCGGCAGTCCGTGGACAGTGGCTACGGGAACGCGCTCCGCACCATCGTGGACGCCAATATCACCACCCTGATCACCGCCTTCGCCCTGTACGAGTTCGGAACCGGCCCCATCAAGGGATTCGCCGTGACGCTGGGTTTCGGTATCCTGATCAGCATGTTCACGGCCATTTTCATCACGCGGTCCCTCTTCGACGCGCTCATCGACCGGTGGCAGCTTGCCCAGGTCAGCATCGGCCGGACCGATCCCTTCGGGCGCCTGTTCTTCGGATTCATGAGGTTCGGCAAAGTGGCCTTCGTCATCACCTGGTGCGTGATCGTGGTCGGCCTGGGGACCATTGTCGTGCGCGGCGGGGTGAACTGGGGCGTGGACTTTCAAAGCGGGTCGCTGATCGAGATGCGGTTCGATCCCCCGGTGCCGGTACAGGACATACGCGGCGCTCTGGGTAACGCCACCGTCGAGAACCAGGCCGTCGACCTGAGCCAGAGCGAGATCAAGGTGATCGGCGAGGAAGGCAATATCCTGATCCGGGCGGCCGCCAGCGACTGGAACGAGCAGCAGATCGCATCCTCCGTCAAGACGACGCTCCATGAACAGTTCCCCGAAAACCTCAAGGGCAACGAAGACGACTGGCTTCGGCAGGAATACAACGTCAGCCCGAAGATCGGCAAGGAGCTCACGGTCGACGCCATGGGCGCCGTGGGGGCCTCCATCATCGGCATTGTCCTCTACATCACCATACGGTTCCGGCAGGTCAACGGGTTCCGGTTCGGGATAGGGACGATCGTCGCGCTGATCCACGACGTGCTCATCGTGCTGGCCATGCTCACCCTCGTGGGCGAGGAACTCACCATGGCGGTCGTGGCGGCCCTGCTGACCGTCGTGGGGTATTCGACAAACGACACCATCGTGGTCTATGACCGCATAAGGGAAAGCCTGGGCCGAACCCGGACGGAAGGGTTCTCCGGCGTAGTGGACCGGAGCATCAACGAATGCCTGAACCGGACCATGATGACGTCGCTCACCGTCCTCCTGGTCCTGGTCTTCCTGCTGGCCGGCAGCACGTCGACCAACTGGGGATTCGCCCTGGCGCTGACCTTCGGTGTCATCACCGGAACCTATTCCTCGATTTTTATCGCCAGCCCCATCGTGGTCTGGTGGCAGAACTGGATAGCGAAGAAGCGCGAGGAAATTCGACGCGCCAGAAAGCTATCGCGGTCGAGCGTCGCCCGCACCGGTTAG
- a CDS encoding DUF1801 domain-containing protein, with product MSDLKTRPTDASVEAFIDAVDHPRRREDARTLLELMQRVTGEEPVMWGPSIVGYGSYHYRYASGQEADWPVVGFSPRKQNLSIYIMTGFEESDELLSRLGKHKTGKSCLYVNKLADVDLEVLERLVRASVAEMKRRYPS from the coding sequence ATGTCCGATCTCAAGACCCGGCCCACCGACGCGAGCGTCGAAGCATTCATTGACGCGGTGGACCATCCGCGCAGGCGCGAGGACGCGCGAACGTTACTGGAACTCATGCAAAGGGTGACGGGCGAAGAACCCGTGATGTGGGGACCGTCGATCGTGGGGTACGGAAGCTACCACTACCGGTACGCGAGCGGACAGGAAGCCGACTGGCCCGTCGTGGGATTCTCGCCGCGCAAACAGAACCTGTCGATTTACATCATGACCGGGTTCGAAGAATCTGACGAGTTGCTTTCCCGCCTGGGCAAGCACAAGACCGGCAAGTCCTGCCTGTACGTCAACAAGCTGGCCGACGTGGACCTGGAAGTGCTGGAAAGACTGGTGCGCGCGTCGGTCGCGGAGATGAAACGAAGGTATCCGAGCTGA
- a CDS encoding DUF2191 domain-containing protein has product MRITIHIDDNQHAKLKNIAARTGRTLTAVIHVALFDALARRRNRERSAIDLPVFNGTGVMPGVDLNDSAALLDHIENDQGRPPVV; this is encoded by the coding sequence ATGCGCATTACGATCCATATCGACGACAACCAGCACGCGAAACTGAAGAACATCGCGGCACGGACCGGCAGGACGCTGACCGCCGTCATCCATGTCGCGCTTTTTGACGCGCTGGCGCGGCGACGCAACAGGGAACGGTCAGCCATTGATCTACCGGTATTTAACGGGACCGGGGTCATGCCCGGTGTGGACCTGAACGACTCGGCCGCGCTCCTCGACCACATAGAAAACGATCAAGGTCGGCCCCCAGTTGTATAA
- the mraY gene encoding phospho-N-acetylmuramoyl-pentapeptide-transferase produces the protein MIYHLVTYLFDTVDALSFLRLFQYLSFRAICAALTGFGVTLLFGQRIIRLLYVNHVRDNPRAHGAISSASKAGTPLMGGLLIVAAIFASVLLWSDLFNRFTLVFLCALIWFSLFGFIDDYRKIRHRDSDRGLSQATKLFFQAVFGFGFGLVFLLPGLSPVSAEIASELYLPFVKDPVLDLGWWYLPFIAFVIVAIANAVNFADGLDGLSIVPVSFTVVVYGVFAYVIGNAIYSGYLQFTFLPGSGELTVICAGVFGACMGFLWYNAYPAQVFMGDVGALPLGGIVGTLAVLLKQEFLFVITGGIFVAMAFSVLVQEKIGIKWLGRRIFYMAPLHHAFQYRGLAETKVVIRFWIIAGILAIIGLSTLKIR, from the coding sequence ATGATCTATCACCTCGTCACCTATCTCTTCGACACCGTCGATGCGCTCTCGTTTCTGCGCCTCTTCCAGTATCTGAGCTTCCGCGCGATCTGCGCGGCGCTGACGGGGTTCGGCGTCACGCTGCTCTTCGGCCAGCGCATCATCCGCCTGTTGTACGTGAACCACGTGCGGGACAATCCCCGGGCGCACGGTGCGATATCCTCCGCCTCGAAGGCCGGCACGCCGCTCATGGGCGGCCTGCTGATCGTCGCCGCCATCTTCGCCAGCGTGCTGCTCTGGAGCGACCTTTTCAACCGCTTCACCCTGGTTTTCCTCTGCGCCCTGATCTGGTTCTCCCTGTTCGGATTCATCGACGACTACCGGAAGATCAGGCACCGGGACAGCGACCGCGGCCTGTCTCAGGCCACCAAGCTCTTCTTCCAGGCGGTCTTCGGTTTCGGATTCGGCCTGGTCTTCCTGCTGCCCGGCCTGTCGCCCGTGTCGGCCGAAATCGCCTCCGAACTCTATCTCCCCTTCGTCAAGGACCCCGTCCTCGACCTGGGCTGGTGGTACCTGCCCTTCATCGCCTTCGTCATCGTGGCCATCGCCAACGCGGTGAATTTCGCCGACGGCCTGGACGGACTGTCCATCGTGCCGGTCTCGTTCACGGTGGTCGTGTACGGCGTGTTCGCCTACGTCATCGGAAACGCCATCTACTCGGGCTACCTGCAGTTCACCTTCCTGCCGGGCAGCGGCGAACTGACGGTGATCTGCGCAGGGGTCTTCGGCGCCTGCATGGGGTTTCTCTGGTACAACGCCTATCCCGCCCAGGTCTTCATGGGCGACGTGGGCGCACTGCCACTGGGCGGTATCGTCGGTACGCTCGCCGTACTGCTCAAGCAGGAGTTCCTCTTCGTCATCACCGGCGGCATCTTCGTGGCCATGGCCTTCTCGGTCCTGGTCCAGGAGAAGATCGGGATCAAGTGGCTCGGCCGGCGCATCTTCTACATGGCGCCGCTCCACCACGCCTTCCAGTACCGGGGCCTGGCCGAGACCAAGGTCGTGATTCGGTTCTGGATCATCGCGGGCATCCTGGCGATTATCGGCCTGTCGACCCTGAAGATCAGATAG
- a CDS encoding uracil-DNA glycosylase, with protein MTPSSFVKYLQQLEFDHVFNPYTDRCPVHDRADAPEWRSENLLSVLEAAAGRSVDALWIGRDYSYRGGRRTGLAFTDDEHLDEHALRWGLTLRRPTRGAVVRERSANSVWNVLSRVRATVFLWNVFPFHPHQPDHPFSNRSHVAVERRSGQHLLEQLVRLLNPAAIITIGNDAEKAARRLAGPAEVVKVRHPSYGGQTEFLAGMEAYYGLR; from the coding sequence ATGACCCCCTCCTCGTTCGTCAAATACCTCCAGCAACTCGAATTCGATCATGTATTCAACCCATATACGGATCGCTGCCCGGTTCACGACCGGGCGGACGCCCCCGAATGGCGGTCCGAGAACCTCTTGTCCGTGCTTGAAGCCGCGGCCGGCCGGTCCGTGGACGCCCTGTGGATCGGCCGCGACTACAGCTACCGCGGCGGCCGGAGAACCGGCCTGGCTTTCACCGACGACGAGCACCTGGACGAACACGCCCTCAGGTGGGGGCTGACGTTGCGGCGTCCGACGCGGGGCGCCGTGGTCAGGGAACGCTCCGCCAATTCCGTGTGGAACGTATTGTCCCGCGTCAGGGCGACGGTCTTCCTCTGGAACGTCTTTCCCTTCCATCCCCACCAGCCGGACCATCCCTTCAGCAATCGCTCGCATGTCGCCGTGGAACGCCGGTCAGGTCAACACCTGCTCGAGCAACTGGTTCGGCTTCTGAATCCGGCCGCTATCATCACCATCGGTAACGACGCGGAAAAGGCGGCGCGGAGGCTCGCGGGACCGGCGGAGGTCGTGAAGGTGCGCCATCCCAGTTACGGGGGGCAGACCGAGTTCCTGGCAGGCATGGAGGCGTACTACGGTCTCAGATGA